The Limnochordia bacterium region TCGCAACACGGATCCCCTCTTCTTCCTCGGCTAGATCCTGTTGCGGCGGGAGCTGCTCCATCATCTGGTCCAATAAATCCCCAATATTCCGGTTGTGCAGGGCAGATACCGGTACCGGATCACCCAATCCAAGACTATAAAACTCCAATGCATCGATTTCCATTTGGACATTATCGACCTTGTTGACCACCACCAGCACTGGTTTTTTCTGCCGGCGTAACAATTCGCCAACTTCCCGATCCAGTTCCTGCAGACCCGCCTGTCCATCAACGGCCATCAACACCAAATCCGCCTCATCAATGGCGATCTGTGCTTGTCTGCGGACACTAGCGGCAAAATCATCTTCGTCCTTAAAGTCAATGCCGCCGGTATCAACGAGGATACAAGTACGGCCAAGCCACGTACAATCATGGTAAAGTCGATCCCGGGTAATACCCGGTTCTGCCTCTACAATCGCAAGTCTCCGTTCGATTAACCGGTTAAACAACGATGATTTTCCTACATTCGGCCGACCTACAATGGCCACGACTGGTTTTCCCATGGGACTTCCTCCTTACCCCTCGGCCAATTCGGTAATAAACTTTGCCATCGCCGGGGCCCCGTTGATCAGTCTTATTTTCACATTTAGTTCCCTTGCCACATCCTCTAGATGCACATCGTCTAGGAATACCAAATCCTGATTCACAGTTACAGCGGGTAGGACCAAATAGTCACCAAGTTCCTTACCCTTCAAAGAGGCAATCAGATCAGCGCCGGTGATCAAACCCGTGGCCGTCACCAACGGACCAAAGAAGTTACTTTTGATCACTTCCACACAAAATTGTAGATTCTCTACACGAGAGAGATCATCAAACATGCTCCGCAGGAAATAGGCACCCATGCTTGCCGTGGCTGCAGTCACGTGTCTAGGACTACGCAAGCCCCCTGGCCAGGAACACTGGGCCAACTCTTCCAGGAAAGATGCTACCATGCCCACTCCGTTTTCCAGTTGGGGATAGTCCTCATACTCCTCGGAACTTGGTACCTCTTGCCGTGCCAGGTAGTAGAATTCATCGGACAACCAAGCGAACCTAGTGCCAAACTCCCCTAGGCACGCCGTCTGAAACTCTGCAAACCAAGCGATTAGTCGCTTAGCCTCATCATGTGTAACAGACCGCAGTGAGGGAAGGGCCGCCCGATGCTTAGTCAGACCCACGGGGACTACTGCTACGGAAAGAACGTTGGGCCAATAGCCCTTCAAGTCCTCCAGGGTTGAGATAAGCACTTGTCCATCATTTTCCTCCGGACACAGCACAACCTGGCAGTGCACCTGAATCTGATGCTCCCTTAACCAATCTAACTGTTCACGAATTTGGGCCCCCTTAGGGTTACCCAGAAGTCTAGCACGGACCTTTGGATCAGTTGCATGGACCGATAGATACAAGGGAGTGAGCCTTTGCTCGGATATCCGTTGCCAATCGCTTTTCGATAGGTTAGTCAAGGTAATGAAGTTTCCGTAGAGAAAGGACAGCCGGTAATCATCGTCTTTCTCTTTTAGCGATGGCCTCATCCCTTTCGGCATTTGATCTTCAAAGCAAAACATACACTGATTGGCACAGGACTTCACCCGGTTAAACAGGACTTGGAAGAAGGTAATACCCAATGGCTCATCTGGCTCTTTCTCCGTTTCGATGATCCAAACCTCACCATCGGGCTTTCCTACGGTCAAAGCAAGGCTAGAGACATCGGAGTAATAGTAGTAATC contains the following coding sequences:
- a CDS encoding DUF512 domain-containing protein, translating into MVAKIKDVAVGSLADELGLEPNDELVAINGHRLRDIVDYYYYSDVSSLALTVGKPDGEVWIIETEKEPDEPLGITFFQVLFNRVKSCANQCMFCFEDQMPKGMRPSLKEKDDDYRLSFLYGNFITLTNLSKSDWQRISEQRLTPLYLSVHATDPKVRARLLGNPKGAQIREQLDWLREHQIQVHCQVVLCPEENDGQVLISTLEDLKGYWPNVLSVAVVPVGLTKHRAALPSLRSVTHDEAKRLIAWFAEFQTACLGEFGTRFAWLSDEFYYLARQEVPSSEEYEDYPQLENGVGMVASFLEELAQCSWPGGLRSPRHVTAATASMGAYFLRSMFDDLSRVENLQFCVEVIKSNFFGPLVTATGLITGADLIASLKGKELGDYLVLPAVTVNQDLVFLDDVHLEDVARELNVKIRLINGAPAMAKFITELAEG